DNA sequence from the Phoenix dactylifera cultivar Barhee BC4 chromosome 13, palm_55x_up_171113_PBpolish2nd_filt_p, whole genome shotgun sequence genome:
CGATGGAACACTAAGTCCACATTTGTAAAGCGCCCTGACACACGGAGCACTCCCACGGGTCTTAATTCCTTAGGGTCCAAACCTTCTGTCGAGTCCACTACTCATAGGCCCCCTCCTACTGCCCGTGTCCCAGGCCGAAACACTAATAGCAAGGGAATCCTTGGTGAGCCTCCCAAACCCCATTCCAAAATTCAGTGTTACAAATGTCAAGATTTTGGTCACGTTACCTCCCAATGTGCTAACAAATTTTTCGTTATTGCTCAGCAAGAGCAGGGAGGTGACATAGATGACTTAGAGGAGcaaatctatgaaccaaacCTCGATGACATTCAGGACATTGAGGAAGAGTGTGATGACAAACCTGAAACCCTAGGATGCACCCACACTACACCTAGCTTGCTTGCACAGTCAGATAGCGAGTCTAACCAGTCTACCATGAGTGTAGTTGGATATGCCCTCGCACAACCCATCGAAACTGATGTTAGGATTTCTGAGCTTGCATACGCACTTACACAACACATTCATAAGTTGTATCAGAAAATCTATAAGGGCATTCATGCATGTACTGCTCAATATAAGATGCAAGCTGATTTTCATGCtaaaagaatttcaaacttgGGATTACGTAATGATCTGTTTTAAGGAATTGCAGTCTCTTAGTATTGGACCATTCAGGGTGTTGCACAAGGATGGCACTGACGCCTATGCCATTGACTTTCCATTTGAGTTTGGTCATAGCCTTACTCTTAATATTAAAGATTTGGTTGCAATCCCTGATGACTCTTTTGCTGCACACTCTCCTGCGCCCGATGTTTATCCTATTATTGATTCCATGCCATCTTCGTTTCCTTTTACCCTCCATCGAGCACAAAAAGAGTATATTGATTCTATTTTAGCCGAGCAAATAGTTTTTACCAGTGATAGAGGCATCCAGCATTTCCTGGTTTGTTGGCGAGGACGACCAAGGTCCGGCTACACTTGGATCCAGCGCGAGGAGATACCGCCGATTGATCCGAACTTGTTGGAGTACTACCGGGGCTTTACCGAACCGCTTTCGTCGAGGTCGACTTCTTCCCACCCGAGgagagttggtgcggacaccagtgccaggtcagccggtcgccacaggatccagccagctcagcgggtcccagccgattcagccacctgattttattttagattgatttattttatgttgattgggtttatttgcatattgttatttgggtttatttgcatattgtcattttaggagctttttggaattattttatttgtaggggttatttgttattttgtgaccctatatatatgggtccatcctcatgtttagggtttaatgaattaatgcaagaaaattagccttcttcttcttcctcctcctctcctcttttcttcttcttcccctcttcttctcctctttcacgCTGCCTTCCGTCCCTTACATCCGTCCTGCATCACAGGATAGCTAGGGAATTCTTCTTGATCATGAACAATTTTACTGGTCTGCATCTGAAACCAGATTAAAGAATTCAACCGTCAGCGTTAGAAGCCATGCTGTTGCCTCGGCTGTGGATTGATAGAAATAAAATGGCTCGCTTTCGTGACATCAGTCACATCTTGCTCCAACATGTTGGGATTGTTGGGCTCTATTTGGGATTGCTATTGACAGTAAAGcttctaaaacttttagaagtagagcttttataaaaagctatttgctgtttggtaactatatttccaAAGCGTCGTGAAACTTTTAACATATATTTGATAACCAAAATTAAAAAGTATTttgatataataaaataataataaaaaatattacgtAGCATTAcataataaaatagaatataatataatattacatattattatatattaaaataatattattttgtataatattattataatattgtataaTGTAATATTGAATATTATAGCATAACAATATAACATAacatgatatgatatgatatgatataataatGCATCATTAATAGTACAATATTACTACaatgtaataaaatattattataattatgatataatataatattatataataataatgtaatataatataatggatTAGAATCTAAtctaataataaattaaatataatagattatagtataataatattatattattattaaatattattgTATTAGATctcattattataatataattatttgattttatattatattctacgttaatattataataatataacattattacaatataatcatataatagaatataatataatctaatataatctaatatattatcTTGTTATGCTTTTAatagtatattataataatatatcatattatcataatataacTACTATGAAACTCTTTGACCTTCGAATTTGGAGTATCCTACTTTCACGTGATTCGCAGGGTTCAACAAGCAATCGATATTTCACGATCAAAGGTGTAATACTGCTTGTAGTAGCAGTCTTTCTATCTCGTATTAACAATCGAAAGatggttgaaagaaaaaatctctATTTGATGGGGCTTCTTCCTATACCTATGAATTCCATTGGACCCAGAAATGAGacatttattataataatataatattatgagtGTAATAATATGCTGTATTATgcttatattataattatttattactacaataatatataatattataatagtttataaatttattattatattatatttatagtacaataatatattatgatattatatgATATAAAATAAGATGGAATCATGAAATTTATTAGTGGGCATTTGgtcatcataaaaaaattattaaaaccaAAATACCTTTCCAACATTAGCTAGAAAGGACATTTGGGAATTAGCTCTAAAATAGAGTTTTTTCCAAATaggcattttcagttttttgaCAAAGCAAAAACAGTTTTCTGATTTTTTACCAAATATCACTATACCATCCAAAAGTGCTTTTAGAGAACCAGAAAGTAGTTTCTAGCTTACCAAAAGCTTTACCAGACAAGACTTTAGGCTCCATTTGACAGAGCTTTTGGTGGGtgagaaagtactttctgaCTCTCCAAAAGAACTTTCGATAGAATagaggtgtttggtaaaaaaatcaGGAAGGTGTTTTAGCTTTGctagaaagctaaaacagcttcttGGAAGAAGTTCCAAAATGGAGTTTCTTCGGAAAAACACTTTTAGTATGCatcaaaaatctattttgatttataatttttttcctttttggaccaaaatacccatgataaaatattataattatagaaaatgttCCTACATATTACAGAAATTTGCAGGAGTTCCAACAAAGTAAACAAGAAATCAAAAGATTAGttcctaaaaatattatattaataaaatattagtatataataataataatgataatattttatacctttattattatattatactataaatataatattatattacattatatcattatatatgatatgttatattatataatatcaaattatattatattattataaaatactatataatattatattaatatattataataatattatattacattataataatattatactatatcatatatttatgtattaatacatattatattttattatgttctattgtataatactatgcaatgttctttatgATCATTTTGTCATCCACAAGTATTTTCTCAaattatttaccaaacacatattaaaaTTTTACAACGCTCCAGAAATATAGTTATTAAACAGCAAATAGATTTTTATAAAAGTTCTACTTCAAAAAATTCTATTTTTGAAAGCTCTACTATCAATGGCTCTACCAAATGGAGTCTTAATCATTATAATAATTAAAGAGAAAGCTGAAAATAGGCCTTGGAGTCTGGGCATCCAATTTATTAAAGAATTTGTGCCAAACCACGTTAGACCTAAGGAGTCCACCCCACAGATTCTTCAGGTTCTATGCTGtcacaaaaattttaaaacagatgAGCTTTCTTCACAGAAAGGAAAACCCTCTTTGATTCCAACCAAGAGAAACATTAGAAAGTGCTTCTCTAACTCCAACCTGAAGGGCTAAAAAAAgaaggttggggggggggggagaaggggggcggaacaaaaaaagaatagtcctcTTCACTTTATGAGTGCATGAGAGCGATAATTCTTTTCAGATGATTGTAAAGAGACGCATACAAAGGAAAAATATTCATCTGGCCTCTCTTACTCATGGAAAATTTGTTTCACCAATCAAAGTTTTGGggcaaaaaaagaagaggatcaTCGAGAGAATACATAGATGAACCTCAAGAAAAGTTCATCAGTTTTGCTGCAGCCATCAGTCAAATTGATATGCACGCAATTTCACAGCACTGGTCTTCCCAATAGTGCGCCCAATGTTGTCTTACCCTCAAAAATTTCAAGACTCTTGTATCGATATATACATACTGCTTTCATTGCCTTGCCCCTGCTCTTCTTAAGTATCCTTCATCCTTAACCTCTTTGTTAAGAGCATGCAACCAAAGCCGCATTCTCAACTCTCGAAAGTCGAGCACACACACAACAATGGCACACTCTACTTACTCAGTGGATCAGCTCGTCCGCAAGCTTTGTTGTAGAGATCAAGAGTATCACTATGGGTGGGGTCAAGGCAAAGTGCTGCCTCACAATCCCGGATTGTGGCTTCTGCATCCCTAATTGAGTCGAAGAATGCTGCACGTAGGTGTAGAAGCTGGAGGTCTGGCTTGAAAGCTATAGCACGTGAGAGCTCAGCAATCGCTTCCTCTTCCTTGTGGTCATCCATCAGTACTAGAGAGGGGAAAAATTTATGTCACAGTTCCTTCTAAACAGATGTACAACTTAAAATATATTAAACTAGGTTGAATGCAAAAATGCTTGCAAATGTCCACAAAATGAATTTTGCTTAAAGAATATTCAGATTCGATCAACTTTAATGTGGTTAAGAGCAATTTATGCTTCACGTGAGACTTCATGTTTCTTTGAGACTGACATGAGTCATGAAAGCAAGGCAAAGTCCAAGTATCAATCCCTTGTGCCATACACATGTTGCCACATGCGCTGAACTTAGCAGCCCAAATATGTTATGCAGTTAATATACTGCACATATAAGTTAcagattatggaaaattatagcaaaataagtatcactaaattaaacaaaaaaaaaaaaaagaacaacaacaacaacaaaaagaaaGTAGAGGCAAATATTTTGTTTGGCCTGGATATCTTCTGTCTTGCAGGTAGTCTTGGTCTGGCTATTCTAAATGAGCATGACCACTCACTAGTGATGAAATTGAAGAAATGGTGTTGCTAGTTTGCAGTACATCTGCTGATACCTATTATTCAACCAGTGGATAAAGtataaccataaccatcaaaAGGTTGGAAAGAGGCTTGATAGTGCTAGTTTATTTACTACTGAAGAAATGATGCCAGTAAATGCATGCAAATTGGCATCAGCAGAACCAACTCGTCCTTAACCCACCTACTTCCGCAACTTAATCAATAGTTGTCTGCAATTTCTTTAGATATTGTTTCaagcatttaaaaaaaattaatgaggtgaaaaaaaaattctacatTGAGTTCATTTTGGATGCTTCTGAGGTGGTGGGCCATAAAGTTATACAGTATATCAGGGCTCTCAAGATGAAAATGAAAGTATTTGGACCAACAACTTGGTTGCTTGCACCAATTAATTTGCCATCCAAAGTTGGGATGTAGTCACATGGAAAATCATGGTGTATCACCGTGAAGGAAAACTAGTCTGCTGGACATGCAGacaagcaaaacaatacatcaAAGAGATGAAAGCTCAATGTTACCTACTGTCAGAAACTTCACAGGCTTAatcaatagaaaaaaataatttaaaggaACACCAAGCAGCTTGAGTGACCAAGACCATCCATTTCCAACTAGACTCAGTGAAGGTAAAGGAGAGGAGAAGTATTAAGGATCAATTTGGCCCCTTAGGTCACACAGAACAATAACTAGCTATTGAAAAGACTTGTATCAGAGATAAAGAAGATGATGATAAACTCATCCAAGACCAAGTGGATGCAAAATGATCTGAAGTACAGTTTAGAAATACAATGAACATTACAAACAAATTCGTAACTAGATTCCTTCTATAAAAGATGTGATTACAACATCAAAAACAGcgataaggatcaaagaaggcATGATCCAAGACTCAGCAATGTGATCTTAAGTAAGATATTGTCTTCCTGAATTCtgtctatttttctttcttccattcAGCAAGACTATTGCATTGGGTACATTTactttaaagaaaagaaaaaaaaaactacattgaaaatcaaattaagaaaataattgGCCAAAACAAAAATTCCTTAAGAAAAAGCTTTGAGCACACCAATCAGGAACTCACCTGCAGCCCTGTATCTGTAAGGGTAAGTCCTCATTGGATCCAACCTTGTGGCCATATTTAGATCATTCTTTGCCATGTCACGATCACAATATTCTGAACGTTTTTCATATGCTGATGCATTGTTTTTTGCTTTTTCAATCAGCTTTGTCATCTCATCATAAGCagctttcttttgatttttgagGTAATAAACACGCGCCAGACCCTGATGTGCACGTGTGTGCTTTATGTCAAGGGCCTTCAAGTAACATTCTGCAGCTTCATCCAGCATATCGCAGTCGACGTATATACTTCCCATATTATTGTATGCCTGGAGTGGAATTTTTTTACAGACATTAAAAATAGAATTTACATGAATGATAGAGCAAATATATTTTGTGAATGATGTTTTATTTAGTACTTACTTGCCCCTTCCGAAGATTATCAGAAGCACAGCTATTGGCCTGTTCCAGCAGTTGAACAACATATGCTGAAGATGTAGTATCTAGACTTGTATCTGCCAGAGCATAAGCTTTCAGGAAAAATGCTTCAAATGACCTCTGGATGGCAATGGACTCCTCAGCCTTGGCTAATGCTTCTTCCCGGTGACCAGTGTCATATAAAATCCATCCTTCATAGACAAGCCTTTCGTGCTCATGGGTTGAATGATTTCTGGCCAGCCGCAAACTGTGCATTGCAGCCTTTTGGCAATTTAacctaaaaataaaaacatatccaGCATGCTTTAGTATGCTCTGGGTACAAGTAATACCATAATTTGTTACTTTTCCTAGTTGACTTTAACACCATTTGGATTTAATAAATTCCCGCAAATGGTTCCAATCAAAATCTGGCTTGATGAAGCTGCAGCTggtaaataaaagaaaacaagtaCAATGTTCATGGATTATTATTGGCTATAGTTTTAACAATAAACCTCTCACAATATAAAGCTAAACTAAAATTTGGTAAATATTATTCTTTATACCAGCCTAAAAACTGTATTGTAAAGTGCCAATTCAAATTATTTATTGAAATCATGGGAAGCAAATTGCTCTAAATTGGTATCAGGATGGAGATGATCGTGTGCTGGAATTCAGCATCTGCCAATGTCAGTAGAAGTtgagtaaagaaagaaaaaaaaaacaaatgggaGTAAGCATTTTCTCGGCCTTTTGCAAAGCAAGGTCATAGTTATGACATGAGAAATTgcaatttctttctttataaaTCAAAGGCATCATAATACGGCTAAATCCATTTTGAGGATATGAAGAAGGCGACAGGTAGGTAAATACTCATAGATAACACGTTCTTGACAACTTATGAGAGATAATGAATCTGTATGCATttatgaaggaaggctattatACCCCAACAGATATGAGATTTCTTGAATAATCACATTGACTATTATTGGGTGGAGGAATGTGAACATTGAGTGAGCTACTGAGGTTGAGTATGCATTTGTCATTTAACTACATCTtgaatgcatcatcatcttaaggTTCTGATTTGTGAATAGATCAAGAAATACTCGttaatataatgaaaaataGAATTGCAATCAGGAAgagaaaataatttaaaatagcaTTCAGAATATAACTTAAAAAACCAGGAAGGACTCAGTACCCTATTCATATGATAGGATACGCCCAAGCATGAGAGGCAAGCAAAGTGATAAAAAGATGCACACCTTTTTCAAATAAATCATCTTGAAGATTGGTTCCGTACCTCATCGACCAGACCAACCCAGTAGCCATCTTGGCATTAAAgtcaaataatatatttaaaatcaaTGGTAGGTATATCCTAGTCTTCACTGTTTAGTTTGTCTGTAGAATCCATCTCTATTTACCATTTAGTCAATAGATGTTTGTATTATTGACAGCTTCTCTAATACCAACATAAAACACTCTATTTCAaaggatcaaatgaaaaattaCAAGTCTTGGGCAGCAAAgataaattttggacataagacAATTCATCGCCAAGTCAGATTCCTTAATTTTCACCTGAGTGTTACATGACATGACTGTGATCATCATCAAACATTCAGCAGCGCCTAATTCACAAACATAAAGGATGCAAATGCTGGGGAAAAAAAGGCTTCATTGCAAGCAAATGATCCAAGAGTGCCTACCTTAATAGTAGAAGAGATTGCCGAAACCGCAAACTGCTGTTGCCAGGTTCTTTTGCCAACATCTGATGAACAACAGCGAGAGAACCAATATCATCCACTGCAGACCACCTGTCATAGAGCTGCATCCAGCAGTCCACCATATCCCACTGCTTCACGTGCTGCTGGAGAACCTCGACCAGCTGATCCCCATGTATCTTCCCATGGAACATCATATAGTTGGGGTCTAATGTCATGACAGCCCTTATATCCTGCAGCGCCCCCTCATTGTCCTCGAGCGACAGAAGGAACCATGCCCGGAGCTCAAGGCAGTCGGTCGAGACCTTGAAGCCAAGAATCTTGTTGATCTCTGCAATGGCTGCACCGAGCTTGTCATCATCCATGAGCGCAATTGCCCGGTACTTGTAAGGGTAGGAGAGCGTTGGGTCGAGCTCGGTGGCAGTCTTGAGGTCTGCCATCTTCTCTTTCCCAATGCAATACAGCGAGCGCTCCTGGTACATCCACCCGGCGGGCTCATACTCATTGATGAGGCTGTTGATGAGCTTGTACGCGGTGTACTTGTGGCCCCTCTTGAACTTGGCCCTGGCGACGCCGATGAGAGAGTAGACGTGCCcctcctcggcggcctcctcaaACCACTTCTGGGCGTCCTTGCACTCGCCCCTCTCGAGCATGATGCAGCCCAACTGGTGCAAAGCTAGCTGCTTTTGCCACCCAGGGGCGGCGCATTCGCCCAATCTCTCGAGCAGCATGACGGTGGTGTTGGACTTCATGTCCTCCTCCATGGCGACCTGGCTGAGGAAGTAGTAGAGGACGAAGGAGGAGTGGCCGGCGGCAGCGAGGCGCTCGTGGCCCTCCGGGGTGCAGAGGACGGAGGTGATGTCGGGATCGGCGAGGGACTTGGGGAGGTCGCGGAGGAAGGCCTGGAGGCAGGCGGCGACGAGGAGGTGGGCGGTCTCCTCGAGGGCGTAGTCGACGAGGAGGAGGGCGTCATCGGTGGAGCGGACGAGAGAGGCTAGCTTGGCGTCGCAGGAGGCCTTGAGCCCCTCGCAGCAGAACTTGTTGGAGAAGGCGAGTAGCTCCAGAACGGTGTCGGGGGGGAAGTCGTCGAGGCGGCCGGTGCGGCTGTAGACATCCACGGCCTTCATCCCGCGGGCGGAGATGCCGTTGTGGGTGAAGTTGATGCGCTCCCGCTGGGCTTCCGCGAAGCCGCCGTAGAGCAGCGTCGACAGGGGCTTCGAGAGGGTGGCCACGCGACACCGCACGCAGGCCACCTCCTCGTCGCCGATACAGAACCAGACATCGCTTTCCTCCTCATCGGCGATCGAGGGTttgacggcggcggcggcgcggcGGCAGGGGCAGGGGGAGGACTGGGAGAGGGGTTCGGAGGAGAGGGCAGCGCGGGGGCACTCGAGGGCGGGGCTGGTGCCGGAGCAGGAGGCAAGGGGTGGAGTGGAGGGGTCGAGCTCGTCCTCGCGGCGCTCGAAGCGGAGCCAGGCGGAGAGTACGAGGCGGTGGTGGACGTCGGGGGC
Encoded proteins:
- the LOC103706721 gene encoding ethylene-overproduction protein 1 codes for the protein MQNNFLTSIRSLKLIDGCKGTQVYALNPSSSGNGGGDKNHLRPSFSLRSKSVQHHHHHHHHSSSLVFENLLPYGLPSADQIDPPIDPFLRPVDPVSALAASFRRLSDAADPATLCDLYLEQHSFLRPLADLKLLRRSLRSARLHAPDVHHRLVLSAWLRFERREDELDPSTPPLASCSGTSPALECPRAALSSEPLSQSSPCPCRRAAAAVKPSIADEEESDVWFCIGDEEVACVRCRVATLSKPLSTLLYGGFAEAQRERINFTHNGISARGMKAVDVYSRTGRLDDFPPDTVLELLAFSNKFCCEGLKASCDAKLASLVRSTDDALLLVDYALEETAHLLVAACLQAFLRDLPKSLADPDITSVLCTPEGHERLAAAGHSSFVLYYFLSQVAMEEDMKSNTTVMLLERLGECAAPGWQKQLALHQLGCIMLERGECKDAQKWFEEAAEEGHVYSLIGVARAKFKRGHKYTAYKLINSLINEYEPAGWMYQERSLYCIGKEKMADLKTATELDPTLSYPYKYRAIALMDDDKLGAAIAEINKILGFKVSTDCLELRAWFLLSLEDNEGALQDIRAVMTLDPNYMMFHGKIHGDQLVEVLQQHVKQWDMVDCWMQLYDRWSAVDDIGSLAVVHQMLAKEPGNSSLRFRQSLLLLRLNCQKAAMHSLRLARNHSTHEHERLVYEGWILYDTGHREEALAKAEESIAIQRSFEAFFLKAYALADTSLDTTSSAYVVQLLEQANSCASDNLRKGQAYNNMGSIYVDCDMLDEAAECYLKALDIKHTRAHQGLARVYYLKNQKKAAYDEMTKLIEKAKNNASAYEKRSEYCDRDMAKNDLNMATRLDPMRTYPYRYRAAVLMDDHKEEEAIAELSRAIAFKPDLQLLHLRAAFFDSIRDAEATIRDCEAALCLDPTHSDTLDLYNKACGRADPLSK